The Ziziphus jujuba cultivar Dongzao chromosome 7, ASM3175591v1 genome includes a region encoding these proteins:
- the LOC107424074 gene encoding heat shock factor protein HSF30 gives MAAVRDASGFAGGSGGGDGGACCSPLSPIQLPEPIKEMEKARKKENERPKEVVVSVEEEKEEEKMVVKLNCGDGVGSSSSSSPTEEKAAEEAVVQIKEETVELVDDHVDRLGEPDVGSGSGSCSSSSSLVLPKPIEGLHEVGPPPFLNKTFQMVDDRETDPIVSWNQGRDSFIVWDSHEFSKHLLPKYFKHCNFSSFIRQLNTYGFKKVDPDRWEFANEGFRRGKKHLLKNIKRRSRYSKQQGGAIACVDSGKDGLESEVETLNQDHNTLKIEILKLKQLQEDSHSQISAVEERIRCAECKQHQMFLFLIKTAKNPTFIHQLIQKRIQKKELDGVEISKRRRLLSNPYPESLAEGIETTQSVSNKKKFHEEKLPKQSVGTQNFAEPIFTNPTETVFSVLMDNESCSCIQDQKAKEMRGTGNGPDMSSVYNVMSENLLGDYSIFDEESAVNDSVFYHELEDLIAKPRDWGGYFGSLVEQTDCVWSTP, from the exons atggcagCGGTGCGTGACGCCTCTGGCTTTGCCGGTGGTTCTGGAGGCGGAGACGGTGGTGCGTGTTGCTCGCCATTGTCGCCGATTCAGTTGCCAGAACCCATCAAGGAAATGGAGAAagcaaggaaaaaggaaaatgagagACCCAAAGAGGTGGTAGTTTCAGTGGAGGaggaaaaagaggaagaaaagatGGTGGTGAAATTGAATTGTGGTGATGGCGTTGGGTCGTCTTCCTCGTCTTCACCCACTGAAGAAAAAGCAGCAGAAGAGGCTGTGGTCCAAATCAAAGAAGAAACAGTAGAGCTTGTTGATGATCATGTCGATCGCTTGGGTGAACCAGATGTTGGTTCTGGCAGTGGCTCGTGTTCTTCGTCCTCATCGCTGGTGTTGCCAAAACCCATCGAGGGTTTGCATGAGGTTGGTCCACCTCCTTTCCTGAACAAGACCTTCCAAATGGTGGACGACCGGGAAACCGATCCGATCGTGTCGTGGAATCAAGGTCGTGATAGCTTCATTGTCTGGGACTCCCATGAATTCTCCAAACATCTTCTTCCCAAATACTTCAAGCACTGCAATTTCTCCAGCTTCATACGCCAACTCAATACTTAT GGATTTAAGAAAGTTGATCCGGATCGATGGGAGTTTGCAAATGAAGGGTTTCGAAGAGGGAAGAAGCACTTGTTGAAGAATATAAAGAGAAGAAGTAGATACAGCAAGCAGCAAGGAGGAGCAATAGCCTGTGTTGATTCAGGAAAAGATGGATTGGAAAGTGAAGTTGAGACTCTGAACCAAGATCACAACACTTTGAAAATAGAAATCCTGAAATTGAAACAACTACAAGAGGATTCACACAGTCAAATAAGTGCTGTGGAAGAGCGGATTAGGTGTGCAGAGTGTAAGCAACATCAGATGTTCTTGTTCCTCATCAAAACAGCTAAAAACCCCACCTTTATTCATCAACTAATCCAGAAAAGGATTCAAAAGAAAGAGCTTGATGGGGTTGAAATCAGCAAGAGAAGAAGGTTGCTTTCAAACCCATATCCTGAAAGCTTAGCTGAGGGCATTGAAACCACTCAGAGTGTCAGTAACAAGAAGAAATTTCATGAAGAAAAGCTGCCAAAGCAGTCTGTTGGCACTCAAAACTTTGCAGAGCCCATTTTCACCAACCCAACGGAAACGGTTTTCTCAGTTCTTATGGATAATGAATCATGTAGTTGTATCCAGGATCAAAAGGCCAAGGAGATGCGTGGAACAGGTAATGGTCCGGATATGTCCTCTGTTTATAATGTTATGTCAGAGAACCTTCTGGGGGATTATTCCATTTTTGATGAAGAATCAGCTGTGAATGACTCTGTATTCTACCATGAACTGGAGGATTTGATTGCAAAGCCACGCGATTGGGGTGGATATTTTGGTAGCCTGGTCGAGCAAACCGATTGTGTCTGGTCAACGCCTTAA
- the LOC107424132 gene encoding BTB/POZ domain and ankyrin repeat-containing protein NPR1, whose amino-acid sequence MDTRKTGFSDSNDIVSNSSSICCVGQTSSPSEPFSLPSSNSDVSALSRLSDNLESMFVGSNDFDFFADAKLVVSTGQEVAVHRCVLSARSPFFRNAFSGSRDGEARFQLKELAKDYDVGFEAVVAVLHYLYSGKVRSFPEGVCVCVDEDCTHMACRPTVDFMVEVLYASFTFQVFELVALYQSRLSEILDKIAIDDMLVVLSVVNMCGKACERLLGRCIEIIVKSDVDVVTFDRALPHDIVKQIMDSRFNLGFNNSESHSFPEKHIKRIHRALDSDDVELVRMLLKEAHTSLDDAYALHYAVAYCDAKTTTELLDLGLADVNCRNLRGYTVLHVAALRREPKIIVSLLTKGARPSDLTLDGRKALQITKRLTRAADYFKSKEGGKTSHNNKLCIEILEQAERRDPLVGEASLSLATAGDDLRMKLLYLENRVGLAKLLFPMEAKVVMDIAQIDGTSEFPLIAINSRTLTGTQRTTVDLNEAPFKIQEEHLIRLRALSRTVELGKRFFPRCSEVLNTIMDADDLSQLAYLGNDTPEERLVKKQRYMELQEDLNKAFKEDKEEFDRSAISSSSSSTSVGVVKPNGKLTLN is encoded by the exons ATGGATACCAGGAAGACCGGGTTCTCCGACTCCAACGACATCGTAAGCAATAGCAGTAGCATATGTTGCGTAGGCCAGACGTCGTCGCCGTCTGAGCCTTTCTCGCTTCCTAGTAGTAATAGTGATGTCTCCGCTCTCAGTCGTCTTTCAGATAACTTGGAGTCGATGTTCGTCGGGTCAAACGACTTTGACTTCTTCGCCGACGCCAAGCTCGTGGTGAGCACCGGCCAGGAGGTTGCGGTCCACCGCTGCGTTCTCTCAGCGAGAAGTCCTTTCTTCAGGAATGCCTTCTCTGGCTCCAGAGACGGGGAGGCTCGGTTCCAATTGAAGGAATTGGCTAAGGACTACGACGTCGGGTTCGAGGCTGTGGTTGCGGTTTTACATTATCTGTATAGCGGGAAGGTGAGGTCGTTTCCGGAAGGGGTTTGTGTTTGCGTCGACGAAGATTGCACGCATATGGCGTGTCGTCCTACTGTGGATTTCATGGTGGAGGTCCTTTATGCTTCCTTCACGTTTCAAGTCTTTGAATTGGTGGCTCTTTATCAG AGTCGCCTTTCAGAAATCCTTGACAAAATTGCAATTGATGACATGTTGGTAGTTCTGTCTGTTGTAAATATGTGTGGGAAAGCATGTGAGAGACTGCTTGGGCGGTGCATTGAGATCATTGTTAAATCTGATGTCGATGTTGTTACTTTTGATAGAGCCTTGCCCCATGACATTGTCAAACAAATCATGGATTCGCGCTTCAATCTCGGTTTCAACAATTCTGAAAGCCACAGCTTTCCGGAGAAACATATAAAGAGAATCCATAGAGCTCTAGATTCAGACGATGTTGAATTGGTCAGAATGTTGCTCAAAGAGGCTCATACTAGTCTTGATGATGCCTATGCACTCCATTATGCAGTGGCATACTGCGATGCAAAGACCACGACGGAGTTGCTTGATCTTGGACTTGCCGATGTTAATTGTAGAAATCTGAGGGGTTACACTGTTTTGCATGTTGCGGCATTGCGTAGAGAGCCTAAGATTATAGTCTCCCTTTTGACAAAGGGAGCTCGACCATCAGATCTTACATTGGATGGTAGAAAAGCACTTCAGATCACAAAGCGTCTTACAAGGGCTGCAGATTACTTCAAGTCTAAGGAAGGGGGGAAAACCTCTCATAATAACAAGTTATGCATAGAGATATTAGAGCAAGCTGAAAGAAGGGATCCGTTGGTAGGAGAAGCATCTCTTTCTCTTGCTACGGCTGGTGATGATCTGCGGATGAAACTGTTGTACCTTGAAAATAGAG TTGGATTGGCAAAACTTCTATTCCCCATGGAAGCCAAGGTTGTAATGGATATTGCTCAAATTGATGGCACCTCTGAGTTCCCCTTAATCGCGATCAACTCAAGGACTTTGACTGGCACCCAGAGGACTACTGTAGACTTAAATGAGGCTCCTTTCAAGATTCAAGAGGAGCATCTGATCAGGCTGAGAGCGCTCTCTAGAACTG TGGAACTTGGGAAACGGTTCTTTCCTCGTTGCTCAGAAGTATTGAATACGATCATGGATGCTGATGATTTATCGCAGTTGGCATACCTTGGGAATGACACTCCCGAAGAACGTCTTGTAAAGAAACAGAGGTACATGGAACTCCAAGAAGATCTAAATAAGGCGTTCAAGGAGGACAAAGAGGAATTTGACCGCTCTGCaatatcatcttcttcatcttccacATCAGTAGGAGTGGTGAAGCCTAATGGTAAGCTCACCCTCAACTAG
- the LOC107424047 gene encoding uncharacterized protein LOC107424047 isoform X1 has protein sequence MLLRPIWQNHRPNPIGHDALPFFLFFSFSLSLSLFYTNACQLIALPIQTPITIASMADSKPQFHSDGEVKAPNLSGTKEEENHRETHGRRKDIDENTTLDAVRAPNVFERAKEEVEAIIQTIHPRKESPISRDEARKEDGKQDKLNSPSENDAKTPKFLDKAKDKIQKIMKHEKSSPRHHKETHGMSNDIDENTPVDEVKGPSVFERAKEEIEAVLETIHPKKEETDSAPPEKREGGFRATIGKGLEKVCSPRSSQRN, from the exons ATGCTGCTTCGTCCAATTTGGCAGAATCACCGACCAAACCCAATCGGACACGACGCTTTGCctttttttctattcttttcattctctctctctctctctctcttctataCGAACGCCTGCCAACTGATCGCCCTTCCAATTCAAACTCCCATCACCATCGCATCCATGGCGGATTCTAAACCCCAATTCCATTCag ATGGAGAAGTAAAAGCACCCAATTTGTCTGGAACAAAAGAGGAAGAGAATCACAGGGAAACCCATGGAAGGCGCAAGGACATTGATGAGAACACCACATTAGATGCTGTTAGAGCTCCAAACGTGTTTGAGAGAGCAAAGGAAGAGGTTGAGGCTATAATTCAAACTATTCATCCCAGGAAAGAGTCTCCAATAAG CAGAGATGAAGCTCGAAAGGAGGATGGAAAACAGGACAAACTGAATTCTCCGTCAG AAAATGATGCCAAGACACCCAAATTTTTGGATAAAGCCAAGGATAAGATCCAAAAAATTATGAAACATGAGAAATCTTCACCTCGTCATCATAAAGAAACCCATGGAATGAGCAATGACATCGATGAAAATACCCCAGTCGATGAGGTTAAAGGTCCAAGTGTTTTTGAAAGAGCAAAAGAAGAAATTGAGGCGGTCTTAGAAACAATACATCCAAAGAAAGAAGAGACAGATTCTGCTCCTCCAGAAAAGAGGGAGGGTGGATTCAGGGCAACTATTGGAAAAGGGTTGGAAAAGGTGTGCTCTCCTCGGAGTAGTCAAAGAAATTAG
- the LOC107424047 gene encoding uncharacterized protein LOC107424047 isoform X2 has product MLLRPIWQNHRPNPIGHDALPFFLFFSFSLSLSLFYTNACQLIALPIQTPITIASMADSKPQFHSDGEVKAPNLSGTKEEENHRETHGRRKDIDENTTLDAVRAPNVFERAKEEVEAIIQTIHPRKESPIRDEARKEDGKQDKLNSPSENDAKTPKFLDKAKDKIQKIMKHEKSSPRHHKETHGMSNDIDENTPVDEVKGPSVFERAKEEIEAVLETIHPKKEETDSAPPEKREGGFRATIGKGLEKVCSPRSSQRN; this is encoded by the exons ATGCTGCTTCGTCCAATTTGGCAGAATCACCGACCAAACCCAATCGGACACGACGCTTTGCctttttttctattcttttcattctctctctctctctctctcttctataCGAACGCCTGCCAACTGATCGCCCTTCCAATTCAAACTCCCATCACCATCGCATCCATGGCGGATTCTAAACCCCAATTCCATTCag ATGGAGAAGTAAAAGCACCCAATTTGTCTGGAACAAAAGAGGAAGAGAATCACAGGGAAACCCATGGAAGGCGCAAGGACATTGATGAGAACACCACATTAGATGCTGTTAGAGCTCCAAACGTGTTTGAGAGAGCAAAGGAAGAGGTTGAGGCTATAATTCAAACTATTCATCCCAGGAAAGAGTCTCCAATAAG AGATGAAGCTCGAAAGGAGGATGGAAAACAGGACAAACTGAATTCTCCGTCAG AAAATGATGCCAAGACACCCAAATTTTTGGATAAAGCCAAGGATAAGATCCAAAAAATTATGAAACATGAGAAATCTTCACCTCGTCATCATAAAGAAACCCATGGAATGAGCAATGACATCGATGAAAATACCCCAGTCGATGAGGTTAAAGGTCCAAGTGTTTTTGAAAGAGCAAAAGAAGAAATTGAGGCGGTCTTAGAAACAATACATCCAAAGAAAGAAGAGACAGATTCTGCTCCTCCAGAAAAGAGGGAGGGTGGATTCAGGGCAACTATTGGAAAAGGGTTGGAAAAGGTGTGCTCTCCTCGGAGTAGTCAAAGAAATTAG